One genomic segment of Drosophila melanogaster chromosome 3L includes these proteins:
- the Svil gene encoding supervillin, isoform J codes for MSALEEDSAIQSLSDETAASASANSTSTTTATTMTPPSGLTRSNSVRARANMFQQLQEQSRNQRATGTTNSRQSPPASSAEVSSSAADNSMHSDERSTPNATIDAEFGKPSTEPLKSILKTGMPVMGMGRGLMPVDLNAELKNRLKRSTHATVSNLRKSATSADATRAASDEVDNPQRNLAQILRNVSKENSTPKHDDAVSLVRNLSTLGQPRSLARDDAAGNCASASEGESSGGREIEAIIKNSAVARRRRQQQQQSQQQNQPDG; via the exons ATGTCCGCTTTGGAGGAGGACTCGGCTATTCAGTCGCTGAGCGACGAGACAGCCGCTTCCGCATCTGCCAACTCAACATCCACGACCACTGCAACCACCATGACACCGCCCAGTGGCCTGACGCGGAGCAACAGCGTTCGGGCCAGGGCCAATATGTTCCAGCAATTGCAGGAGCAGTCGCGCAACCAACGGGCAACGG GAACCACCAACTCCCGTCAATCTCCACCAGCGTCGTCGGCGGAGGTGTCTTCAAGTGCAGCCGACAATTCCATGCACAGTGACGAGCGGTCCACGCCAAATGCAACGATAGATGCGGAATTCG GAAAACCCAGCACCGAACCACTTAAGAGCATTCTTAAGACGGGAATGCCAGTGATGGGTATGGGACGCGGTTTAATGCCTGTGGATCTCAATGCCGAGCTGAAGAACCGGCTCAAACGCTCCACACATGCCACTGTTTCCAATCTCCGCAAATCTGCCACCTCGGCAGATGCCACTAGAGCAGCTAGTGATGAGGTGGACAATCCGCAGAGGAATTTAGCCCAGATCCTGAGGAATGTTTCCAAGGAGAACTCCACGCCGAAGCACGATGATGCCGTGAGCCTAGTGCGGAATCTCTCTACTTTGGGACAACCTCGATCGCTGGCCCGTGACGATGCAGCCGGGAATTGTGCCTCGGCATCCGAAGGCGAGAGTTCGGGGGGCCGCGAGATCGAGGCCATAATCAAGAACAGCGCTGTGGCCAGACGTCgccggcagcaacagcagcagtcgcagcagcagaatcAGCCAGATGGGTGA
- the Svil gene encoding supervillin, isoform C has product MQPSSLSLAERLAFFSNLCESGGGGGSTSAGGRYRSRTSSYSRSPPGDRTTPRSSTTASSVSMTPTPMDYSPIPHDKEPSSLTLESIIEPEQEEVKEQVDQDEVKLRKKEPVQRESSQHNGFHVLTRSATEPPSSTSPLRISIRTVGKLVLPDTFRGDRNNNSSSRSGSNSWSNTCMVKLQSLEPVSLSVHSRTIGKVKSPFIEKQQEKPHTEKLANGTSDSGSDSGKENCASNEQEHLQHQQSQDEDRAPPRVSEMRRKISRLVQQQQPQPQPVNRRHTTEITSVTVGTRSPSVDDRFAKYFGVKESCNSTTTVHKTQSLPPSQVEATNAHVKLPQITTVVSKRRELLKRTRPLSMDHYSSGCTSPTAMPSPKRAHSPVGRRKAAISSIEDIEVTPDELRAAGRNFKLLYGELLG; this is encoded by the exons ATGC AACCCTCATCCCTGTCGCTGGCTGAGCGACTGGCCTTCTTCAGCAATCTGTGCGAGagcggcggaggaggtggGAGTACCAGTGCCGGTGGAAGGTACCGCAGTCGCACCAGCAGCTATTCAAGGAGTCCGCCCGGCGATCGCACCACTCCCAGGAGCAGCACCACCGCCAGCAGTGTCAGTATGACGCCCACGCCCATGGATTACTCTCCGATTCCCCACGACAAGGAGCCATCTAGTCTCACGCTGGAGAGCATCATCGAGCCCGAGCAGGAGGAGGTCAAGGAGCAGGTGGACCAGGATGAGGTCAAGTTGAGGAAGAAGGAGCCAGTCCAGAGGGAATCTTCCCAGCACAATGGCTTCCACGTGCTGACCAGGTCCGCCACCGAACCGCCGTCGTCCACCTCGCCCCTGCGCATCAGCATACGGACTGTGGGAAAGCTAGTCCTGCCCGATACCTTCCGCGGCGATcgcaacaataacagcagtAGTAGAAGTGGGAGCAACAGCTGGAGCAACACTTGCATGGTCAAGCTGCAGAGCTTGGAGCCCGTTAGCCTGTCCGTTCATTCGCGCACCATTGGTAAGGTTAAGTCGCCATTCATTGAAAAGCAGCAGGAGAAACCACACACCGAGAAGCTAGCGAACGGAACCAGCGACAGTGGCTCCGATTCGGGCAAGGAGAACTGCGCCTCCAACGAGCAGGAACATCTGCAGCACCAGCAGTCGCAGGACGAGGATCGAGCTCCGCCCAGGGTGTCCGAGATGCGGAGGAAAATCAGCCGACTggtgcaacaacagcagccgcaaccACAGCCCGTCAATCGGCGGCACACCACCGAGATCACCTCCGTGACCGTTGGAACGCGTTCGCCCAGTGTGGACGATCGCTTTGCCAAGTACTTTGGTGTTAAGGAGAGCTGCAACAGCACGACCACCGTGCATAAAACGCAATCGCTGCCACCCAGCCAAGTTGAGGCCACCAATGCGCACGTGAAACTACCGCAGATCACTACCGTGGTTTCCAAACGGCGCGAGCTGCTCAAGAGGACGCGACCCCTGTCCATGGATCACTACTCCAGCGGCTGCACCAGTCCCACAGCCATGCCAAGTCCCAAGAGAGCACATTCGCCCGTCGGCCGGCGGAAGGCCGCCATTTCCAGCATCGAGGACATTGAGGTCACGCCGGATGAACTCCGGGCCGCTGGCAGGAACTTCAAGCTGTTGTACGGCGAGTTATTGGGCTGA
- the Svil gene encoding supervillin, isoform P: MLLLQRRQSEKMFEAYIRKRFKANSAPFDISATSAFKPTKPLDIRLTHAPHAPLISPITGQPLSHVPAPLLLSSSTNSGAGSSFRLARSSTQPLQSPRVVHLAGQATGGSALARQNSVNDSINLSEQLTLSIGTDSEHIFEMSALEEDSAIQSLSDETAASASANSTSTTTATTMTPPSGLTRSNSVRARANMFQQLQEQSRNQRATGTTNSRQSPPASSAEVSSSAADNSMHSDERSTPNATIDAEFEPSSLSLAERLAFFSNLCESGGGGGSTSAGGRYRSRTSSYSRSPPGDRTTPRSSTTASSVSMTPTPMDYSPIPHDKEPSSLTLESIIEPEQEEVKEQVDQDEVKLRKKEPVQRESSQHNGFHVLTRSATEPPSSTSPLRISIRTVGKLVLPDTFRGDRNNNSSSRSGSNSWSNTCMVKLQSLEPVSLSVHSRTIGKVKSPFIEKQQEKPHTEKLANGTSDSGSDSGKENCASNEQEHLQHQQSQDEDRAPPRVSEMRRKISRLVQQQQPQPQPVNRRHTTEITSVTVGTRSPSVDDRFAKYFGVKESCNSTTTVHKTQSLPPSQVEATNAHVKLPQITTVVSKRRELLKRTRPLSMDHYSSGCTSPTAMPSPKRAHSPVGRRKAAISSIEDIEVTPDELRAAGRNFKLLYGELLG, from the exons ATGTTATTGCTGCAGCGACGTCAGAGCGAAAAAATGTTTGAGGCGTATATCAGAAAACG CTTCAAAGCCAACTCCGCGCCCTTCGACATCTCGGCTACATCGGCCTTCAAGCCCACCAAGCCGCTGGACATCCGCTTGACCCACGCACCGCATGCACCGCTGATTTCGCCGATCACCGGACAGCCACTCAGCCACGTGCCCGCGCCACTGCTGCTATCCTCGTCGACGAACTCGGGAGCGGGATCCTCGTTCCGTCTGGCCCGCAGCTCCACCCAACCGCTGCAGTCGCCGCGAGTTGTCCACCTGGCCGGTCAGGCTACTGGTGGCTCCGCTTTGGCACGCCAGAACTCGGTGAACGACAGCATCAATCTCAGCGAGCAGCTAACCCTATCCATCGGCACGGACAGCGAGCACATCTTTGAGATGTCCGCTTTGGAGGAGGACTCGGCTATTCAGTCGCTGAGCGACGAGACAGCCGCTTCCGCATCTGCCAACTCAACATCCACGACCACTGCAACCACCATGACACCGCCCAGTGGCCTGACGCGGAGCAACAGCGTTCGGGCCAGGGCCAATATGTTCCAGCAATTGCAGGAGCAGTCGCGCAACCAACGGGCAACGG GAACCACCAACTCCCGTCAATCTCCACCAGCGTCGTCGGCGGAGGTGTCTTCAAGTGCAGCCGACAATTCCATGCACAGTGACGAGCGGTCCACGCCAAATGCAACGATAGATGCGGAATTCG AACCCTCATCCCTGTCGCTGGCTGAGCGACTGGCCTTCTTCAGCAATCTGTGCGAGagcggcggaggaggtggGAGTACCAGTGCCGGTGGAAGGTACCGCAGTCGCACCAGCAGCTATTCAAGGAGTCCGCCCGGCGATCGCACCACTCCCAGGAGCAGCACCACCGCCAGCAGTGTCAGTATGACGCCCACGCCCATGGATTACTCTCCGATTCCCCACGACAAGGAGCCATCTAGTCTCACGCTGGAGAGCATCATCGAGCCCGAGCAGGAGGAGGTCAAGGAGCAGGTGGACCAGGATGAGGTCAAGTTGAGGAAGAAGGAGCCAGTCCAGAGGGAATCTTCCCAGCACAATGGCTTCCACGTGCTGACCAGGTCCGCCACCGAACCGCCGTCGTCCACCTCGCCCCTGCGCATCAGCATACGGACTGTGGGAAAGCTAGTCCTGCCCGATACCTTCCGCGGCGATcgcaacaataacagcagtAGTAGAAGTGGGAGCAACAGCTGGAGCAACACTTGCATGGTCAAGCTGCAGAGCTTGGAGCCCGTTAGCCTGTCCGTTCATTCGCGCACCATTGGTAAGGTTAAGTCGCCATTCATTGAAAAGCAGCAGGAGAAACCACACACCGAGAAGCTAGCGAACGGAACCAGCGACAGTGGCTCCGATTCGGGCAAGGAGAACTGCGCCTCCAACGAGCAGGAACATCTGCAGCACCAGCAGTCGCAGGACGAGGATCGAGCTCCGCCCAGGGTGTCCGAGATGCGGAGGAAAATCAGCCGACTggtgcaacaacagcagccgcaaccACAGCCCGTCAATCGGCGGCACACCACCGAGATCACCTCCGTGACCGTTGGAACGCGTTCGCCCAGTGTGGACGATCGCTTTGCCAAGTACTTTGGTGTTAAGGAGAGCTGCAACAGCACGACCACCGTGCATAAAACGCAATCGCTGCCACCCAGCCAAGTTGAGGCCACCAATGCGCACGTGAAACTACCGCAGATCACTACCGTGGTTTCCAAACGGCGCGAGCTGCTCAAGAGGACGCGACCCCTGTCCATGGATCACTACTCCAGCGGCTGCACCAGTCCCACAGCCATGCCAAGTCCCAAGAGAGCACATTCGCCCGTCGGCCGGCGGAAGGCCGCCATTTCCAGCATCGAGGACATTGAGGTCACGCCGGATGAACTCCGGGCCGCTGGCAGGAACTTCAAGCTGTTGTACGGCGAGTTATTGGGCTGA
- the Svil gene encoding supervillin, isoform O, which produces MLLLQRRQSEKMFEAYIRKRFKANSAPFDISATSAFKPTKPLDIRLTHAPHAPLISPITGQPLSHVPAPLLLSSSTNSGAGSSFRLARSSTQPLQSPRVVHLAGQATGGSALARQNSVNDSINLSEQLTLSIGTDSEHIFEMSALEEDSAIQSLSDETAASASANSTSTTTATTMTPPSGLTRSNSVRARANMFQQLQEQSRNQRATGTTNSRQSPPASSAEVSSSAADNSMHSDERSTPNATIDAEFGKPSTEPLKSILKTGMPVMGMGRGLMPVDLNAELKNRLKRSTHATVSNLRKSATSADATRAASDEVDNPQRNLAQILRNVSKENSTPKHDDAVSLVRNLSTLGQPRSLARDDAAGNCASASEGESSGGREIEAIIKNSAVARRRRQQQQQSQQQNQPDG; this is translated from the exons ATGTTATTGCTGCAGCGACGTCAGAGCGAAAAAATGTTTGAGGCGTATATCAGAAAACG CTTCAAAGCCAACTCCGCGCCCTTCGACATCTCGGCTACATCGGCCTTCAAGCCCACCAAGCCGCTGGACATCCGCTTGACCCACGCACCGCATGCACCGCTGATTTCGCCGATCACCGGACAGCCACTCAGCCACGTGCCCGCGCCACTGCTGCTATCCTCGTCGACGAACTCGGGAGCGGGATCCTCGTTCCGTCTGGCCCGCAGCTCCACCCAACCGCTGCAGTCGCCGCGAGTTGTCCACCTGGCCGGTCAGGCTACTGGTGGCTCCGCTTTGGCACGCCAGAACTCGGTGAACGACAGCATCAATCTCAGCGAGCAGCTAACCCTATCCATCGGCACGGACAGCGAGCACATCTTTGAGATGTCCGCTTTGGAGGAGGACTCGGCTATTCAGTCGCTGAGCGACGAGACAGCCGCTTCCGCATCTGCCAACTCAACATCCACGACCACTGCAACCACCATGACACCGCCCAGTGGCCTGACGCGGAGCAACAGCGTTCGGGCCAGGGCCAATATGTTCCAGCAATTGCAGGAGCAGTCGCGCAACCAACGGGCAACGG GAACCACCAACTCCCGTCAATCTCCACCAGCGTCGTCGGCGGAGGTGTCTTCAAGTGCAGCCGACAATTCCATGCACAGTGACGAGCGGTCCACGCCAAATGCAACGATAGATGCGGAATTCG GAAAACCCAGCACCGAACCACTTAAGAGCATTCTTAAGACGGGAATGCCAGTGATGGGTATGGGACGCGGTTTAATGCCTGTGGATCTCAATGCCGAGCTGAAGAACCGGCTCAAACGCTCCACACATGCCACTGTTTCCAATCTCCGCAAATCTGCCACCTCGGCAGATGCCACTAGAGCAGCTAGTGATGAGGTGGACAATCCGCAGAGGAATTTAGCCCAGATCCTGAGGAATGTTTCCAAGGAGAACTCCACGCCGAAGCACGATGATGCCGTGAGCCTAGTGCGGAATCTCTCTACTTTGGGACAACCTCGATCGCTGGCCCGTGACGATGCAGCCGGGAATTGTGCCTCGGCATCCGAAGGCGAGAGTTCGGGGGGCCGCGAGATCGAGGCCATAATCAAGAACAGCGCTGTGGCCAGACGTCgccggcagcaacagcagcagtcgcagcagcagaatcAGCCAGATGGGTGA
- the Svil gene encoding supervillin, isoform A, with product MPTTIKRHSTTIVIKSSISGTTNSRQSPPASSAEVSSSAADNSMHSDERSTPNATIDAEFEPSSLSLAERLAFFSNLCESGGGGGSTSAGGRYRSRTSSYSRSPPGDRTTPRSSTTASSVSMTPTPMDYSPIPHDKEPSSLTLESIIEPEQEEVKEQVDQDEVKLRKKEPVQRESSQHNGFHVLTRSATEPPSSTSPLRISIRTVGKLVLPDTFRGDRNNNSSSRSGSNSWSNTCMVKLQSLEPVSLSVHSRTIGKVKSPFIEKQQEKPHTEKLANGTSDSGSDSGKENCASNEQEHLQHQQSQDEDRAPPRVSEMRRKISRLVQQQQPQPQPVNRRHTTEITSVTVGTRSPSVDDRFAKYFGVKESCNSTTTVHKTQSLPPSQVEATNAHVKLPQITTVVSKRRELLKRTRPLSMDHYSSGCTSPTAMPSPKRAHSPVGRRKAAISSIEDIEVTPDELRAAGRNFKLLYGELLG from the exons ATGCCTACCACAATCAAGCGGCACAGTACAACCATTGTAATCAAATCATCCATTTCAGGAACCACCAACTCCCGTCAATCTCCACCAGCGTCGTCGGCGGAGGTGTCTTCAAGTGCAGCCGACAATTCCATGCACAGTGACGAGCGGTCCACGCCAAATGCAACGATAGATGCGGAATTCG AACCCTCATCCCTGTCGCTGGCTGAGCGACTGGCCTTCTTCAGCAATCTGTGCGAGagcggcggaggaggtggGAGTACCAGTGCCGGTGGAAGGTACCGCAGTCGCACCAGCAGCTATTCAAGGAGTCCGCCCGGCGATCGCACCACTCCCAGGAGCAGCACCACCGCCAGCAGTGTCAGTATGACGCCCACGCCCATGGATTACTCTCCGATTCCCCACGACAAGGAGCCATCTAGTCTCACGCTGGAGAGCATCATCGAGCCCGAGCAGGAGGAGGTCAAGGAGCAGGTGGACCAGGATGAGGTCAAGTTGAGGAAGAAGGAGCCAGTCCAGAGGGAATCTTCCCAGCACAATGGCTTCCACGTGCTGACCAGGTCCGCCACCGAACCGCCGTCGTCCACCTCGCCCCTGCGCATCAGCATACGGACTGTGGGAAAGCTAGTCCTGCCCGATACCTTCCGCGGCGATcgcaacaataacagcagtAGTAGAAGTGGGAGCAACAGCTGGAGCAACACTTGCATGGTCAAGCTGCAGAGCTTGGAGCCCGTTAGCCTGTCCGTTCATTCGCGCACCATTGGTAAGGTTAAGTCGCCATTCATTGAAAAGCAGCAGGAGAAACCACACACCGAGAAGCTAGCGAACGGAACCAGCGACAGTGGCTCCGATTCGGGCAAGGAGAACTGCGCCTCCAACGAGCAGGAACATCTGCAGCACCAGCAGTCGCAGGACGAGGATCGAGCTCCGCCCAGGGTGTCCGAGATGCGGAGGAAAATCAGCCGACTggtgcaacaacagcagccgcaaccACAGCCCGTCAATCGGCGGCACACCACCGAGATCACCTCCGTGACCGTTGGAACGCGTTCGCCCAGTGTGGACGATCGCTTTGCCAAGTACTTTGGTGTTAAGGAGAGCTGCAACAGCACGACCACCGTGCATAAAACGCAATCGCTGCCACCCAGCCAAGTTGAGGCCACCAATGCGCACGTGAAACTACCGCAGATCACTACCGTGGTTTCCAAACGGCGCGAGCTGCTCAAGAGGACGCGACCCCTGTCCATGGATCACTACTCCAGCGGCTGCACCAGTCCCACAGCCATGCCAAGTCCCAAGAGAGCACATTCGCCCGTCGGCCGGCGGAAGGCCGCCATTTCCAGCATCGAGGACATTGAGGTCACGCCGGATGAACTCCGGGCCGCTGGCAGGAACTTCAAGCTGTTGTACGGCGAGTTATTGGGCTGA